In Rhodamnia argentea isolate NSW1041297 chromosome 11, ASM2092103v1, whole genome shotgun sequence, one genomic interval encodes:
- the LOC115747277 gene encoding protein TIFY 10b-like, with protein sequence MEPESTTPPETKDFMRIDPPETEKQGSSKWPQEKPNSDDDGRDHGDIKTELKLTNEASHGVYPYSTNMAAKAPTKKITKAKTDAERPGSSRQPLLPPQFGCNGPRHATLLERELFPQMRNTQTSDCNSATSQLTIFYAGTVNVYNDVPVDKAQAIMLLAGESSLTKPVVAKSADIIRKIPLHPQQIGLPSICKLQGDIPMARKNSLCLFLQKRHDRITNKNPNCSSGRRHQEMEPREEEGSSASRNNRHCSPLSPFPSRSGFLCSVSATKK encoded by the exons atggagCCTGAGTCGACGACACCTCCTGAAACCAAGGATTTCATGAGGATCGATCCTCCTGAAACTGAAAAGCAGGGAAGCAGCAAATGGCCACAGGAGAAACCAAACTCCGACGATGATGGACGTGATCATGGTGATATAAAGACTGAACTGAAGTTGACCAATGAAGCTTCTCACGGCGTTTATCCGTACAGCACAAACATGGCCGCCAAAGCTCCAACCAAGAAAATCACTAAGGCGAAAACAGATGCCGAAAGACCAGGGAGCAGCAGGCAGCCCTTGCTGCCGCCACAGTTTGGATGCAATGGACCTCGGCATGCTACTCTTCTTGAACGAGAGCTGTTCCCCCAAATGAG GAATACACAGACCTCAGACTGCAACTCGGCAACGTCGCAGCTCACCATATTCTATGCTGGCACCGTCAATGTCTACAATGATGTCCCTGTTGATAAG GCCCAGGCGATTATGCTTCTAGCTGGTGAAAGCTCTTTGACGAAGCCTGTGGTGGCAAAATCTGCAGATATAATCAGGAAGATTCCACTTCATCCGCAGCAGATTGGTTTGCCTTCCATCTGCAAGCTGCAAGGAG ACATTCCAATGGCAAGAAAGAATTCGCTCTGCCTCTTTCTTCAAAAGCGTCATGATCG GATTACAAACAAAAACCCCAACTGTTCATCTGGTAGGAGACACCAAGAAATGGAGCCAAGAGAAGAAGAGGGCTCGAGTGCTTCGAGGAACAATCGTCATTGCTCTCCTCTGTCGCCCTTCCCTTCGCGATCGGGATTCCTCTGTTCTGTATCAGCTACTAAGAAATGA